In Bacillus sp. Cs-700, one genomic interval encodes:
- a CDS encoding heavy metal translocating P-type ATPase: protein MESKKQISLQVTGMTCASCSTRIEKVLNKMDGVDANVNLSMEKASVAYDEDKVKAEEIVGKIEKLGYGVRKEKVELDIHGMTCAACSTRIEKGLNRTKGVELASVNLTTESGIVEYQPGEVTLDEIIQKVKKLGYEAVVKKDREEQKSYKDEEVKKKKRRLLISALLSLPLLLTMLGHLPGGLALPVPHLLMDPWFQFLLATPVQFVIGAPFYSGAYRALVNKSANMDVLVALGTSAAYFYSVIEGIRSYLTEGYNPSLYFETSAILITLILVGKLFEDLAKGRTTQAITKLLNLQAKEASVIRDGEEVKVPVDQVQVGDHIIVRPGEKIPVDGIVEKGNSSVDESMITGESIPIEKEVGESVIGSTINENGMLTIRAEKVGKDTALAGIIKIVEDAQGSKAPIQRLADVISGVFVPIVVAIAAVTFFIWYFLVDPYNLPQALEVGIAVLVIACPCALGLATPTSIMVGTGKGAEQGILYKGGEFLEATHKIDAILLDKTGTITKGKPEVTYFVAFQSNEKSVLEKLVAAEKASEHPLAKSIVEYGLNKNIEVAEAEQFQAIPGHGIVATVQEKKILVGTRKLMEQEHISFSAYEEQMTAYELDGKTAMFIAFDNSVQGIIAVADTVKETSQKSIEEMRALGIDVYMITGDNQRTAEAIGKQVNLNGVFAEVLPEEKASKVKELQQEGKRVAMVGDGINDAPALATADIGMAIGTGTDVAIETADVTLVGGDLQNIPKAIHLSQKTMQNIRQNLFWALFYNSVGIPIAALGLLAPWVAGAAMAFSSVSVVANSLRLKRVKL from the coding sequence ATGGAATCTAAGAAGCAGATCTCCCTTCAAGTTACAGGGATGACGTGTGCATCTTGTTCAACAAGAATCGAAAAAGTATTAAACAAAATGGACGGCGTCGATGCGAATGTTAATTTGTCGATGGAAAAAGCAAGCGTTGCTTATGATGAAGATAAAGTAAAAGCGGAAGAAATTGTGGGGAAGATAGAAAAGCTTGGATACGGTGTACGCAAAGAGAAAGTTGAGCTCGATATTCACGGGATGACGTGTGCGGCCTGCTCGACAAGAATCGAAAAAGGCTTAAACCGTACAAAAGGTGTTGAGCTTGCTTCCGTGAACTTAACAACAGAGTCTGGCATTGTCGAATATCAGCCTGGAGAAGTAACGTTAGATGAAATTATTCAAAAGGTGAAAAAGCTCGGGTATGAAGCGGTAGTCAAGAAGGATCGAGAAGAGCAGAAATCTTATAAAGATGAAGAAGTTAAAAAGAAAAAACGTCGCTTGCTTATCTCAGCGCTTCTTTCGTTACCGCTACTCTTAACAATGCTAGGTCATCTACCTGGCGGATTAGCACTTCCTGTGCCCCATCTTCTCATGGATCCCTGGTTTCAATTTCTTCTAGCTACACCCGTTCAGTTTGTCATTGGCGCACCATTTTATTCTGGAGCTTATCGAGCACTGGTTAATAAGAGCGCAAATATGGATGTGCTTGTTGCGCTTGGGACTTCCGCGGCTTACTTTTACAGTGTGATAGAGGGGATTAGAAGTTATCTAACGGAAGGCTACAATCCGTCTCTTTATTTTGAAACAAGTGCTATTCTGATAACGCTTATCTTAGTCGGAAAGCTATTTGAAGATCTTGCGAAAGGCAGAACAACCCAGGCGATTACAAAATTGCTTAACCTCCAGGCGAAAGAAGCAAGTGTCATTCGGGATGGGGAAGAAGTAAAAGTACCTGTTGATCAAGTACAGGTAGGAGATCATATCATTGTTCGTCCTGGTGAGAAAATACCTGTAGACGGTATCGTAGAAAAAGGCAATTCATCCGTTGATGAGTCTATGATCACAGGGGAATCCATCCCAATAGAGAAAGAAGTAGGAGAGAGTGTCATTGGTTCTACAATCAATGAAAACGGTATGTTAACCATTCGAGCTGAAAAGGTCGGAAAAGACACAGCACTTGCCGGAATCATTAAAATTGTAGAAGATGCACAGGGGTCTAAAGCACCAATACAGCGTTTGGCCGATGTCATTTCAGGTGTTTTTGTACCGATCGTAGTCGCTATTGCCGCCGTTACGTTTTTCATTTGGTATTTTCTTGTTGATCCATACAATTTACCACAGGCGCTTGAGGTTGGAATAGCCGTTCTTGTTATTGCATGTCCTTGTGCACTAGGTTTAGCTACACCAACATCAATTATGGTTGGGACAGGTAAAGGTGCTGAGCAAGGTATTCTTTATAAAGGAGGCGAATTTCTAGAAGCCACTCACAAAATTGATGCGATCTTACTTGATAAAACAGGGACTATTACAAAAGGAAAGCCAGAAGTAACGTATTTTGTTGCTTTTCAAAGTAATGAGAAGAGCGTGCTGGAAAAATTGGTAGCGGCTGAAAAAGCTTCTGAACATCCTCTGGCCAAGTCGATTGTAGAGTACGGTTTGAACAAGAACATTGAAGTAGCTGAAGCAGAGCAGTTTCAAGCTATTCCAGGACATGGGATTGTGGCAACTGTGCAAGAAAAGAAAATCCTGGTTGGAACGCGCAAGCTGATGGAGCAGGAACATATTTCCTTTTCTGCATATGAAGAGCAAATGACTGCGTACGAATTAGACGGGAAGACGGCTATGTTTATTGCATTTGATAACAGTGTGCAAGGGATTATTGCTGTCGCTGATACTGTGAAAGAAACGTCTCAGAAATCGATCGAAGAAATGCGTGCGCTTGGTATCGATGTGTATATGATTACAGGTGACAACCAACGCACAGCTGAGGCAATTGGAAAACAAGTAAATCTAAATGGCGTGTTTGCTGAGGTGCTTCCTGAGGAAAAGGCTAGTAAGGTGAAAGAGTTACAGCAAGAAGGTAAACGAGTAGCGATGGTAGGAGATGGAATTAATGATGCCCCAGCTCTTGCGACAGCTGATATTGGAATGGCTATTGGAACAGGAACAGATGTAGCTATTGAAACAGCGGATGTTACTCTCGTTGGTGGCGATCTTCAAAACATTCCAAAGGCAATTCATTTAAGTCAGAAAACGATGCAGAATATTCGCCAGAATTTATTCTGGGCGCTATTCTATAATTCAGTTGGTATTCCAATTGCTGCGCTCGGTCTACTAGCTCCATGGGTTGCTGGAGCGGCTATGGCATTTAGTTCCGTATCTGTCGTAGCAAACTCCCTCCGTTTGAAGCGAGTCAAACTTTAA
- the copZ gene encoding copper chaperone CopZ, with amino-acid sequence MEQTTLKIEGMTCDHCKAAVTSALTELDGVAEVDVNVKEGTAKVSYDSSNVSVSEMNEAVEEQGYDIV; translated from the coding sequence ATGGAACAAACAACGTTAAAAATCGAAGGTATGACATGTGATCACTGTAAAGCAGCAGTAACTAGTGCATTAACAGAGCTTGATGGTGTAGCTGAAGTAGATGTGAATGTAAAAGAAGGAACGGCAAAAGTTTCTTACGACTCTTCAAATGTTTCTGTTTCAGAAATGAATGAAGCGGTTGAAGAACAGGGATATGATATTGTCTAA
- a CDS encoding ZIP family metal transporter — translation MITSLLTLFMIGFGGLLIGSFAGRMAFTYYQHRLEALYLICGGMLIGVILFELIPESIRTYPFWALMAGASLSVFVCVFTDHTIHGMFRDKSYLPVFAFVLAITFHNIPVGIALGMTLGEGIGISLLIALFIHHLPEGVALYILMRMNGVKRIFVIIGGSFVTIVLTVAAWFGMVSSQSILINGVFLGIAIGSLGYVALHEMIGQVVGKVLKRELYLYTCLGILLLSLYLQVAHEIF, via the coding sequence ATGATAACGTCATTGTTAACTCTTTTTATGATTGGATTTGGAGGACTTTTGATCGGGTCGTTCGCGGGGAGAATGGCATTTACATATTATCAACATCGTCTAGAAGCTCTTTACCTTATTTGCGGAGGAATGCTCATTGGTGTCATTCTGTTTGAATTAATACCCGAAAGCATACGCACATATCCGTTTTGGGCCCTCATGGCAGGAGCATCGCTGTCGGTCTTTGTGTGTGTGTTTACGGATCACACCATACACGGGATGTTTCGTGATAAAAGCTATCTTCCTGTGTTCGCTTTCGTACTAGCCATTACTTTTCATAATATCCCTGTAGGAATCGCGCTAGGAATGACATTAGGGGAAGGTATCGGCATATCGTTGCTTATTGCTCTATTTATTCATCATTTACCAGAAGGAGTTGCCCTCTATATTCTAATGAGAATGAATGGGGTTAAACGCATTTTTGTTATCATCGGTGGGAGCTTCGTAACGATTGTTTTAACAGTGGCAGCGTGGTTTGGGATGGTTTCGAGTCAATCTATTCTTATCAACGGCGTGTTTTTGGGGATTGCAATCGGCTCTTTAGGCTATGTAGCGCTTCATGAAATGATCGGCCAAGTTGTCGGGAAAGTTTTAAAAAGAGAGTTGTACTTGTATACGTGTTTGGGAATACTTTTGTTATCACTCTATCTACAGGTGGCTCACGAAATCTTTTGA
- a CDS encoding heavy metal translocating P-type ATPase has protein sequence MEEYRLKGLSCPNCAAGMEQQIQKLEYGESAQIQYNSGKLKVDKRVNIEQVEKILDSDHASIMKEEEGHTHAHASMKWLLGISTGIFLFALLLDFVTAVPAVPFYLTAIILSGYQTFMKGLRNLTKLTFNIETLMTIALIGAVSIGEWKEGTLVAILFGLNEYLEGLGMEKARKSMESLLQIAPKEALLIRDGKEEVVSINDLKVDDLVLVQSGAKIPSDGIVSAGYSSVNEAAITGEAMPVEKGVGESVFGGSINNEGILHVKISKAYEDSSLAKILHLVEEAQETKTPTELFINRFSRFYTPIIMVISALVMLVPPLLFGGIWGDWFYQGLAVLIVGCPCALILSSPIANISGITRNARNGILVKGSVYLEQLGKIDTLAFDKTGTLTKGFPYVETYESYSDENFLSIAAAVEKHSSHPLAKAIMKKVADFPYRELEATNVETVSGQGIIAEVNGKRHWVGNEKSVCHVTIPENVQSSIDAMKRDGLTLVIVADETKILGMFGIADEIREESQSVIRDLHQAGIKNTVMLTGDHEKTAEKVANRVGVRSYFGGLLPEDKVAKVKELTAKGKVAMIGDGINDAPALASADLGIAMGKGTDSAIETADIVLMQDHLGKLPEAVSIAKRVNRTIRVNIALALGLKLIALLLTIPGLLTLWIAILSDMGATILVTLISLTILWERKEKEKPTIKKEAEPQHS, from the coding sequence ATGGAAGAATATCGTCTTAAGGGCTTATCTTGTCCTAACTGTGCTGCTGGCATGGAGCAACAGATTCAAAAACTTGAGTACGGCGAATCAGCTCAAATTCAGTACAATTCAGGTAAACTAAAAGTAGATAAAAGAGTTAACATTGAACAGGTCGAGAAAATCCTTGATTCCGATCATGCTTCTATAATGAAGGAAGAAGAAGGACATACACATGCTCACGCTAGTATGAAGTGGCTCTTAGGCATTTCAACTGGTATCTTTCTATTCGCTCTGCTATTAGATTTCGTCACAGCTGTTCCAGCTGTTCCGTTTTATCTTACTGCGATTATTTTAAGCGGCTACCAAACGTTTATGAAAGGTCTTCGAAATTTAACGAAGTTAACGTTTAATATTGAAACCTTAATGACGATAGCGTTAATCGGGGCTGTTTCCATTGGAGAGTGGAAAGAAGGAACGCTTGTTGCGATTTTGTTTGGATTGAATGAATACTTAGAAGGACTTGGCATGGAGAAGGCCAGGAAGTCGATGGAATCTCTTCTTCAAATCGCACCGAAAGAAGCGCTTCTTATCCGAGATGGAAAAGAAGAAGTTGTCTCAATTAACGACCTTAAAGTAGACGATCTTGTTCTCGTTCAATCTGGCGCTAAAATTCCTTCAGATGGGATTGTATCAGCTGGATATAGCTCAGTGAATGAAGCTGCGATCACAGGAGAAGCCATGCCGGTTGAAAAAGGTGTTGGTGAATCTGTTTTTGGCGGAAGCATTAATAATGAGGGCATACTGCACGTGAAAATCTCAAAGGCCTATGAGGATTCTTCGCTCGCAAAAATTTTGCATTTAGTTGAAGAAGCTCAAGAAACGAAGACACCAACAGAGTTATTTATTAATCGTTTTTCAAGATTCTATACACCAATTATCATGGTCATCTCAGCCCTGGTTATGCTTGTTCCTCCGTTATTGTTTGGTGGGATTTGGGGTGACTGGTTTTATCAAGGGCTTGCTGTATTAATTGTAGGTTGTCCGTGTGCTCTTATACTGTCATCACCTATTGCGAACATCTCCGGTATTACAAGGAATGCGCGTAACGGCATTCTTGTCAAAGGATCGGTTTATCTTGAGCAACTGGGTAAAATCGATACGCTAGCTTTTGATAAGACTGGGACACTTACAAAAGGATTCCCTTATGTTGAGACATATGAAAGCTATAGTGATGAGAATTTTTTATCTATAGCAGCAGCGGTCGAGAAGCATTCTTCTCATCCACTAGCCAAAGCAATTATGAAGAAAGTAGCTGATTTTCCTTATAGAGAACTCGAAGCAACCAATGTCGAAACGGTTTCAGGGCAAGGCATCATTGCAGAGGTTAATGGAAAGAGACATTGGGTGGGAAATGAAAAAAGCGTTTGTCATGTTACTATACCTGAGAATGTTCAGTCATCAATTGATGCGATGAAACGAGATGGGCTAACGCTTGTCATTGTAGCCGATGAAACAAAGATACTTGGTATGTTTGGTATTGCGGATGAAATTCGCGAAGAAAGCCAGTCTGTTATACGTGATTTGCATCAAGCAGGTATTAAGAATACGGTGATGTTAACAGGAGATCATGAGAAAACAGCTGAGAAAGTGGCAAACCGTGTTGGTGTTCGTTCTTATTTCGGTGGTCTTTTACCTGAAGACAAAGTCGCTAAAGTGAAAGAATTAACAGCGAAAGGCAAAGTAGCCATGATTGGTGACGGAATTAACGATGCACCGGCTCTTGCTTCAGCTGATCTTGGAATTGCAATGGGGAAAGGGACAGATAGCGCGATTGAAACAGCCGATATTGTATTGATGCAGGATCATCTCGGTAAGCTGCCAGAAGCGGTCTCGATTGCCAAGCGCGTGAATCGAACGATCCGAGTCAATATTGCACTAGCTCTTGGTTTGAAACTCATTGCCTTACTTCTTACTATTCCTGGACTATTGACGCTATGGATTGCAATATTGTCGGATATGGGTGCAACAATTCTTGTAACCTTGATTAGTTTAACGATTTTATGGGAGCGGAAAGAAAAAGAAAAGCCAACGATAAAGAAGGAAGCTGAACCCCAGCATTCGTAA
- a CDS encoding PTS mannitol-specific transporter subunit IIBC: protein MSEQNTEKSGFKVRVQRFGSYLSSMIMPNIGAFIAWGLITALFIPDGYLPNASLAELVEPMLYYLLPLLIGYTGGKIVYGGRGGVVGATATIGVIVGADIPMFLGAMAMGPLGGYLIKKFDEAIHGKIKSGFEMLVNNFSAGIIGGALTIIASLAIGPVVLGLNKALAAGVEAIIAAGLLPLVSILIEPGKVLFLNNAINHGIFTPLGLEQVANTGKSVLFLVESNPGPGLGILLAYSIVGKGSAKQSAPGAALIHFVGGIHEIYFPYILMKPALVLAAILGGMGGVFTFTLLDAGLLAAASPGSIVSLMIMSPRGGYLSVIAGVLVATAISFLVSFVILKRSKDSGEDISEATEKMEAMKGKKSSVSSNLKTNAEEPKAEASSYGNIAKVVFACDAGMGSSAMGASVLRNKFKKAGLTDIEITNTSISNLPNDADLVVTHQDLTDRAKDKLPEANHISVKNFMNSPKYDELVAELTSTGETPVKEETKPEQAEQKEINKVVFACDAGMGSSAMGASVLRNKFKKAGLQDIDVSNTAISNLPDDADLIITHQDLTDRAKAKRPDAEHISVANFMNSPKYEELVDRLKK, encoded by the coding sequence ATGAGTGAACAGAACACAGAGAAATCTGGATTCAAAGTAAGAGTTCAGCGGTTCGGAAGTTACTTAAGCAGTATGATCATGCCGAATATTGGTGCGTTTATTGCTTGGGGGTTAATCACTGCTCTATTCATACCAGATGGTTATTTACCAAACGCAAGTCTAGCAGAATTAGTAGAACCAATGCTTTACTACCTATTGCCACTACTGATTGGATATACTGGAGGTAAAATTGTCTACGGCGGTCGTGGTGGAGTGGTCGGCGCAACAGCTACGATCGGTGTTATTGTAGGCGCAGACATTCCGATGTTCCTTGGAGCTATGGCAATGGGACCCCTTGGAGGATATTTAATTAAGAAATTTGACGAGGCCATTCATGGCAAGATTAAATCAGGTTTTGAAATGCTCGTTAATAATTTTTCAGCAGGAATTATCGGTGGAGCGTTAACAATTATTGCTTCTCTAGCAATTGGACCAGTTGTATTGGGACTAAACAAAGCACTTGCTGCTGGTGTAGAAGCGATTATCGCTGCAGGTCTACTCCCTCTAGTAAGTATTCTAATTGAACCAGGTAAAGTACTCTTTTTAAATAATGCGATTAACCACGGGATTTTCACCCCGCTTGGACTTGAACAGGTAGCGAATACAGGTAAATCGGTTCTCTTTTTGGTTGAATCCAATCCTGGTCCAGGTTTAGGTATTCTCCTTGCCTACTCGATAGTGGGTAAAGGGTCAGCAAAACAATCAGCACCAGGAGCTGCACTGATTCATTTCGTTGGGGGAATTCATGAAATTTACTTCCCTTACATTTTGATGAAGCCAGCACTTGTACTTGCTGCCATTCTTGGTGGAATGGGTGGTGTATTCACATTTACACTTCTAGATGCAGGACTGTTAGCAGCGGCTTCACCAGGTAGTATCGTCTCTCTTATGATTATGTCACCACGAGGCGGCTATCTAAGCGTAATTGCAGGTGTTCTTGTAGCAACAGCTATTTCTTTCTTAGTCTCATTCGTCATTCTAAAACGCTCAAAAGATAGCGGAGAAGATATTTCAGAAGCAACTGAAAAAATGGAAGCAATGAAAGGGAAGAAGAGTAGCGTATCGTCTAATCTAAAAACGAATGCGGAAGAGCCAAAAGCAGAAGCATCTTCTTATGGTAACATCGCTAAAGTAGTCTTTGCATGTGATGCTGGAATGGGATCAAGTGCAATGGGCGCATCCGTACTTCGTAACAAATTCAAAAAAGCTGGGCTAACAGACATTGAAATAACGAATACATCGATTAGCAACCTGCCGAATGATGCTGACCTAGTCGTCACGCATCAGGATTTAACGGATCGTGCGAAGGATAAGCTTCCAGAAGCGAATCATATCTCGGTTAAAAACTTTATGAATAGTCCAAAATACGATGAGCTTGTTGCTGAGTTAACTTCCACAGGAGAAACGCCAGTAAAAGAAGAGACAAAACCAGAACAAGCAGAGCAGAAAGAAATTAATAAAGTAGTCTTTGCATGTGATGCTGGAATGGGATCAAGTGCAATGGGAGCATCGGTTCTTCGTAATAAGTTCAAGAAAGCAGGACTTCAAGACATTGATGTGTCAAATACGGCTATTAGTAACTTACCAGATGATGCCGATTTAATCATTACCCACCAGGACTTAACAGATCGAGCAAAAGCGAAACGCCCTGATGCTGAGCATATCTCAGTTGCAAACTTTATGAATAGCCCGAAATACGAAGAGCTTGTTGATAGACTAAAAAAATAG
- a CDS encoding PRD domain-containing protein, which translates to MFISARERKILQLLLESDDYYTVKGIAQELEVSERTVHRDLVGVEDILAQYDLILQKKAGVGVQIDGQKSSRAELKSYLVDLTITEYTQQERVTLILCKLLESADPIKLVGLANDLKVTVATVSHDLDKAEEWLEKMQLSLIRKRGYGVQVDGAEALKRHAMSSLLALEFNDSDFFTLLKKSIQKKSQATALQSASERLLGLVDRTKLLKVETIVDDVNNELPYMIADSAYIGLIVHLTLAVERIQKGEKIEIDEEYLSTLVNTKEFGFARIIGTKLEESFNVLIPEAEIGYITMHLRGAKLRNTGDYYLEETNYPILIKTKELIRYVDNHLNADLATNESLLEGLVTHLGPATHRVRQNMNIHNPLLTKIKADYADLFQLLEKALKETFPGIPIPDEEVGFLVLHFGSALEGRFQHNEVNILAVCSSGIGTSKMLATRLKQELPEIQTIKSASLFELQDEDPESYDLIVSTIPLPDYEGEYIKVNPFLTEEEATRIRSTLQKKSMMKKRSTVEKPKKDKESLFISNDEANIWFRKAGIYSTTVSSVLELFRVNQSEHNKVEKLLEEECMRLEKLNAISHSSEVKEALLKREAISGVGIPETSLALFHTRTPEVKKSVFTIGRLMEPIQRKAMDGSLIEIDTVLLQLAPEDSPVESIEIMSYISSLIIESNESIALFSESNQESIGLYLANKMKSYVEKQLGFKGDD; encoded by the coding sequence GTGTTTATTTCAGCAAGGGAACGAAAAATTCTTCAGCTTCTATTAGAGAGTGATGACTATTATACGGTCAAAGGGATTGCTCAAGAACTTGAGGTAAGCGAACGAACGGTTCACCGTGACTTAGTCGGTGTAGAGGATATTCTCGCTCAGTATGATTTAATCTTACAAAAGAAAGCTGGAGTAGGCGTTCAAATTGATGGTCAAAAATCTAGCCGAGCTGAGTTGAAAAGCTATCTCGTTGATCTCACCATTACAGAATATACGCAACAGGAAAGGGTGACGCTGATTCTATGCAAGCTATTGGAATCAGCTGATCCTATCAAGTTAGTTGGTCTAGCGAATGACTTGAAAGTGACAGTTGCTACTGTCAGTCATGATTTAGACAAAGCGGAAGAATGGCTTGAAAAAATGCAGCTTTCATTGATAAGAAAGCGGGGGTATGGCGTGCAAGTTGATGGGGCTGAAGCCTTGAAGAGACACGCCATGAGCTCCTTGCTTGCGCTTGAGTTTAATGATTCAGATTTTTTTACATTGTTAAAGAAGTCGATTCAAAAGAAATCTCAAGCCACTGCTCTCCAATCTGCTTCCGAACGATTGCTAGGATTAGTTGATCGAACTAAGCTTTTGAAGGTTGAAACAATCGTTGATGATGTTAACAATGAGCTACCCTATATGATTGCTGATAGCGCATATATTGGTTTAATCGTCCATCTGACTCTAGCTGTTGAGCGTATTCAAAAGGGTGAAAAAATCGAGATAGATGAAGAGTATTTAAGTACCCTAGTGAACACGAAAGAGTTTGGTTTTGCTAGAATAATCGGTACAAAACTTGAAGAATCCTTTAATGTCTTGATACCTGAAGCTGAGATTGGTTATATCACCATGCATTTACGCGGAGCGAAATTGAGAAATACCGGAGATTACTACTTGGAAGAAACGAATTATCCGATTCTCATTAAAACAAAGGAGTTAATCCGCTATGTAGATAACCACCTCAATGCGGATTTAGCAACGAATGAATCACTTTTAGAAGGATTAGTGACACACCTGGGTCCTGCTACGCATCGCGTTAGGCAGAACATGAATATCCATAATCCTTTACTTACAAAAATAAAAGCAGATTATGCTGACTTATTCCAATTGCTTGAAAAAGCGTTAAAAGAAACTTTTCCGGGGATACCCATTCCTGATGAAGAAGTTGGTTTTCTCGTTCTCCACTTTGGTTCAGCCCTTGAAGGTCGCTTTCAACATAACGAAGTGAATATTCTTGCCGTATGCTCAAGTGGTATTGGAACATCCAAAATGCTGGCTACTCGGTTAAAACAGGAGTTACCAGAAATCCAGACCATCAAAAGTGCTTCATTATTTGAACTGCAAGATGAAGATCCTGAAAGCTATGACTTAATTGTTTCAACCATTCCTCTTCCAGATTATGAAGGCGAGTATATTAAGGTAAATCCTTTTTTAACAGAGGAAGAGGCAACACGCATTCGCTCGACACTACAAAAGAAGTCGATGATGAAAAAAAGAAGCACGGTAGAGAAACCTAAGAAGGACAAGGAATCTTTATTTATTTCAAATGATGAAGCAAATATCTGGTTTCGTAAAGCTGGAATATATAGCACGACTGTATCATCGGTATTAGAATTATTTCGAGTAAATCAATCTGAACACAACAAGGTCGAGAAGCTCTTAGAAGAAGAGTGTATGCGACTAGAAAAACTTAATGCGATCAGCCATTCATCAGAAGTTAAAGAGGCGCTTCTGAAGCGTGAAGCCATTAGTGGAGTGGGTATTCCTGAGACGTCACTTGCATTGTTTCATACGCGAACACCTGAAGTTAAAAAGTCTGTGTTTACAATTGGTCGATTGATGGAACCGATTCAGAGAAAGGCAATGGATGGTTCACTCATTGAAATAGATACTGTTCTTTTACAACTGGCACCAGAGGATTCGCCAGTGGAAAGTATTGAGATCATGAGCTACATCAGCTCTCTAATCATTGAATCAAATGAAAGCATCGCACTTTTTTCGGAGAGCAATCAAGAATCAATTGGATTGTACCTCGCTAACAAAATGAAAAGTTATGTAGAAAAACAATTAGGATTTAAAGGAGACGATTAA
- a CDS encoding PTS sugar transporter subunit IIA has product MAKEILSTENVLLNEKAATKEEAIRMAGQILVDNGYVDESYLEQMQEREKITTTYMGNSVAIPHGTEDAKKAVKHSGLSIIQLREGVDFGDGNIAKIIIGIAGKDNEHLEILSQIAIVCSEEENVEELIQADSKETLISMFNEVN; this is encoded by the coding sequence ATGGCAAAAGAAATTCTATCAACTGAGAACGTATTACTAAACGAAAAGGCTGCAACAAAAGAAGAGGCTATCCGTATGGCAGGTCAAATCCTTGTCGACAACGGTTATGTGGATGAAAGCTACCTTGAGCAAATGCAAGAACGTGAAAAGATCACAACGACTTACATGGGCAACTCTGTTGCTATTCCTCACGGTACGGAGGATGCTAAGAAAGCTGTGAAGCATTCTGGACTATCCATCATTCAATTGCGAGAAGGCGTTGATTTCGGAGACGGTAATATTGCGAAGATTATCATTGGTATTGCTGGTAAGGATAATGAACACTTAGAAATCCTTTCTCAAATTGCGATTGTTTGTTCTGAAGAAGAAAATGTAGAAGAGTTGATTCAAGCGGATTCTAAAGAAACGTTAATCTCCATGTTTAACGAGGTGAATTAA